A single Lactuca sativa cultivar Salinas chromosome 8, Lsat_Salinas_v11, whole genome shotgun sequence DNA region contains:
- the LOC111908421 gene encoding protein IQ-DOMAIN 23: MGKTTRWIRSLFRPKKTPSSSNATGSASLTQNKPADGVNNSSEYNSYPESHDANKHAIAVAAATAAVAEAALAAAHAAAEVVRLTAGGGRNRTYYDVEPRRVAAAVRIQSTFRAYLARRALRALKGLVKLQALVRGRIVRKQSAEMLRRMQAMARVQARACASRSSLSASPHSSTRSSNSHNHPKFTSAKGSFIQERFKGLNWLENWMDDGSWSSKQCRPDDERSDKILEVDTWKPRVNPSPSNKSTNSTPTKPWNPRSGTREVLPLGSMILREAEKNVSTAENTPRACSPGSRPGSSYRQSPFTEYSRSVYGDYPSYPNYMANTQSSRAKLRSHSAPKQRNLGSSRLVWDYSDTVSERGFRS, encoded by the exons ATGGGTAAGACAACCAGGTGGATCCGCTCGCTTTTCCGGCCAAAAAAGACCCCTTCCTCCTCCAACGCCACCGGGTCGGCTTCTCTAACGCAAAATAAACCTGCAGATGGGGTTAACAACTCATCGGAATATAATTCATACCCCGAATCACACGATGCTAACAAGCACGCAATAGCAGTAGCCGCCGCTACGGCTGCGGTCGCCGAGGCAGCACTCGCGGCAGCCCATGCGGCGGCGGAGGTGGTCAGACTGACTGCTGGTGGTGGACGAAATAGAACGTATTATGACGTTGAGCCACGGAGGGTAGCGGCGGCAGTGAGGATTCAGTCCACATTCCGGGCGTACTTG GCTAGGAGGGCACTAAGAGCACTGAAAGGATTAGTGAAGCTTCAGGCATTGGTTCGAGGTCGAATCGTTCGAAAACAAAGCGCAGAAATGCTTCGAAGAATGCAAGCCATGGCTCGTGTCCAAGCTCGAGCTTGCGCTAGTCGATCTTCATTGTCGGCGTCACCACATTCAAGCACCAGATCATCAAACTCGCATAATCATCCT AAATTTACTAGTGCGAAAGGGTCTTTCATCCAAGAACGTTTTAAAGGGTTAAATTGGTTGGAAAATTGGATGGACGATGGATCATGGAGCAGTAAACAATGTCGACCTGATGATGAAAGGAGTGATAAGATTCTAGAAGTGGATACCTGGAAGCCTCGGGTTAACCCGAGTCCGAGTAACAAGTCGACAAATTCCACACCGACAAAGCCTTGGAACCCTAGATCCGGGACAAGGGAAGTGTTGCCATTGGGTTCGATGATTCTCCGGGAGGCGGAGAAAAATGTGTCGACGGCTGAAAACACGCCTAGGGCTTGTTCCCCTGGTTCTAGACCTGGAAGTAGCTATAGACAAAGCCCTTTCACTGAATATTCACGTAGTGTTTATGGTGATTACCCGAGTTATCCAAATTACATGGCCAATACTCAATCTTCACGAGCAAAATTGAGGTCGCATAGTGCTCCAAAACAGAGGAATCTGGGTTCCAGTAGACTGGTTTGGGATTATTCTGATACTGTTTCCGAGAGAGGATTTCGAAGCTAG